From Thalassoglobus sp. JC818, one genomic window encodes:
- the mtnA gene encoding S-methyl-5-thioribose-1-phosphate isomerase, translating into MTTPPKTMRWNGGPDGWLTMIDQTLLPTEFKEINCKTVEEVWEAIKMLRVRGAPAIGCAAAYGVVIGLQQNIDASASRDEFDRRLKEVTAYLATSRPTAVNLFWALDRMQDVGLANSSLSSQELHQRLLAEAKAIEEEDRAMCAAIGQHGAKLIEKGTSILTHCNAGGLATAGDGTALAVMFAAAAQGKEIQVYADETRPLLQGARLTTWELQQRDIPVTLICDSMAGQVMKEKRVQAVITGADRIAANGDACNKIGTYSVALLAKAHNIPFYVAAPSSTFDLSLATGDEIPIEERQPEEITNGMGKQTAPESTRVYNPAFDVTPAELISAIITEHGIIQPVTTEQVRSQIGKTNR; encoded by the coding sequence ATGACGACTCCCCCAAAAACAATGCGATGGAACGGTGGACCTGATGGCTGGTTGACAATGATCGACCAAACGCTGTTGCCGACCGAATTCAAGGAAATCAACTGCAAGACCGTCGAAGAAGTGTGGGAAGCAATCAAAATGCTTCGCGTGCGTGGCGCTCCTGCGATTGGATGCGCCGCTGCTTATGGTGTCGTTATCGGTCTGCAACAGAACATCGATGCATCGGCTAGCCGCGACGAATTCGATCGTCGGCTGAAAGAAGTCACTGCTTATCTCGCCACGAGTCGACCGACGGCTGTCAACTTGTTCTGGGCACTCGATCGGATGCAGGATGTCGGCCTCGCAAACTCTTCACTCTCCTCGCAGGAACTTCATCAGAGATTGCTCGCAGAGGCGAAGGCGATCGAAGAGGAAGATCGGGCGATGTGTGCTGCGATTGGTCAGCATGGGGCGAAGTTGATTGAGAAGGGAACGAGCATTCTGACTCACTGCAATGCTGGTGGACTGGCGACTGCAGGTGATGGGACCGCTTTGGCTGTGATGTTCGCAGCAGCTGCGCAAGGCAAAGAGATTCAGGTTTACGCCGACGAAACGCGACCGCTGCTACAAGGGGCGCGACTGACAACCTGGGAACTTCAGCAACGAGATATTCCGGTGACGCTCATCTGCGATTCCATGGCTGGCCAGGTCATGAAAGAGAAGCGAGTTCAAGCGGTCATTACCGGAGCAGACCGCATCGCGGCCAACGGCGACGCCTGCAACAAAATCGGAACGTATTCCGTGGCACTTCTAGCGAAGGCCCACAACATTCCATTCTATGTTGCTGCTCCTTCAAGCACTTTCGATTTGTCTCTGGCGACCGGGGATGAGATTCCAATCGAAGAGCGACAACCTGAAGAAATCACAAACGGAATGGGGAAGCAGACAGCTCCCGAATCAACCCGTGTTTACAATCCAGCGTTCGATGTGACGCCTGCAGAACTGATCTCCGCAATCATTACCGAACACGGAATCATCCAACCGGTCACTACGGAGCAGGTGCGATCGCAAATCGGAAAGACGAATCGCTGA
- a CDS encoding FAD-binding oxidoreductase, whose product MSDSEWTPTTVAELSRFIGENARAEKSPIIPVGGRTALGIGGRVPTESQYLSTVELNQILDYPARDMTITVEAGIRMEALQEVLREQNQTLPIETAHASRATLGGAIASNASGPSRFGNGTFRDYVIGISAVDGQGRLFSAGGRVVKNVAGYDLCKLLVGSLGTLAVITSVTLKLRPLPEQKRVVIGAFAPGTIEPVLAQLNKSATRPTVLDVLNSKCAWQVQREFPRELPDGASLVWLGYEGAESEINWQIETVRDELGNFSPLELIVPEESEVDKMWTALVEFQTTSDDPATFQARLLPSRCEAFLDLCTKHDVAAQVHAGDGVVIGHLSDEHSNLEAASKVVSTLRRFAEDSSGALTILSCDPDWKQELSIFGRLPASWKLMEEIKKKLDPDSVFSPGRLFDHA is encoded by the coding sequence GTGTCTGATTCCGAATGGACCCCGACAACAGTCGCCGAATTGAGTCGATTCATTGGCGAAAACGCACGTGCTGAGAAGTCGCCCATCATTCCTGTGGGAGGAAGAACCGCACTCGGCATTGGAGGACGTGTTCCGACGGAATCTCAATACCTGTCGACGGTTGAGTTGAATCAGATTCTGGACTACCCCGCCCGAGACATGACGATCACCGTCGAGGCGGGAATCCGGATGGAAGCTCTGCAGGAGGTGCTGCGGGAGCAAAATCAAACTCTGCCGATCGAAACCGCCCATGCTTCGCGAGCTACGCTCGGAGGTGCCATCGCCTCAAATGCATCCGGTCCCTCTCGGTTTGGAAACGGAACCTTTCGGGACTATGTAATTGGAATTTCGGCCGTCGACGGTCAGGGACGTCTGTTTTCGGCAGGTGGAAGAGTCGTCAAGAATGTGGCTGGGTATGACCTGTGCAAGCTTCTGGTCGGATCACTCGGAACGCTCGCTGTCATCACCAGCGTGACACTCAAGCTTCGCCCACTTCCGGAGCAGAAGCGAGTTGTCATTGGAGCATTTGCGCCAGGCACCATCGAGCCTGTTCTCGCGCAGCTCAACAAGTCAGCGACCCGTCCGACAGTTTTAGACGTCCTGAATTCAAAGTGTGCCTGGCAGGTTCAGAGAGAGTTTCCTCGTGAATTACCCGATGGAGCTTCTCTCGTCTGGCTGGGCTACGAAGGAGCTGAGTCCGAAATCAATTGGCAAATCGAAACGGTTCGAGACGAATTAGGCAACTTCTCACCACTGGAATTGATTGTTCCGGAGGAAAGCGAGGTCGACAAAATGTGGACCGCGCTCGTGGAATTCCAGACGACATCGGATGACCCCGCGACGTTTCAGGCTCGATTACTTCCGAGTCGGTGTGAAGCATTTCTGGATCTCTGCACGAAGCACGATGTGGCAGCTCAAGTGCATGCTGGAGATGGTGTCGTGATCGGTCATTTGTCCGATGAACATTCAAATCTCGAAGCGGCCAGTAAAGTGGTGTCGACTCTGCGGCGTTTTGCCGAAGACTCAAGTGGCGCGTTGACAATTTTGTCATGCGATCCAGACTGGAAGCAAGAACTGTCGATTTTCGGTCGCCTTCCAGCGAGTTGGAAATTGATGGAAGAAATCAAGAAGAAACTCGATCCCGATTCGGTCTTCAGTCCGGGACGGCTGTTCGATCACGCATAA
- the thyX gene encoding FAD-dependent thymidylate synthase — translation MSANASEIDRLRWEKFPVLNDGFVCLVDCMGDDGSIVQAARVSYGAGTRKVSDDRTLIRYLLRHRHTTPFEMAEVKLLVRSPMDCWRQWIRHRTANVNEYSTRYSVAIDSAQTTAPDEWRTQATVNRQGSAGFLDEKPGAELTASEAEFQEAARKLYQERIDAGIAREQARKDLPLSTYTEAYWKVDLHNLLHFLALRMDSHAQLEIRQYATTIGEEIVQPLFPIAWEAFQDYRQNAMFLTGLDVEVIQRLNEYAAANELTAPYDLAVFLECQHPTWKELSRSRERDECRHKLTQMGLLAKTSDNG, via the coding sequence ATGTCTGCAAACGCTTCTGAAATTGATCGTCTTCGATGGGAAAAGTTTCCAGTTCTCAATGATGGCTTCGTCTGCCTCGTCGACTGCATGGGCGACGACGGTTCCATCGTCCAGGCGGCCCGCGTCAGCTACGGCGCCGGCACACGGAAAGTCTCCGACGATCGAACATTGATCCGCTACCTGCTGCGTCACCGACACACCACTCCATTTGAGATGGCGGAAGTCAAACTGCTTGTCCGCTCGCCAATGGATTGCTGGCGACAATGGATCCGTCACCGCACAGCCAATGTCAACGAGTACAGCACGCGATACTCCGTCGCCATCGACTCGGCTCAAACAACTGCCCCCGACGAATGGAGAACCCAAGCGACTGTTAACCGGCAAGGCAGCGCAGGCTTTCTCGACGAAAAGCCCGGAGCCGAACTGACTGCCTCCGAAGCAGAATTTCAGGAAGCCGCCCGCAAGCTCTATCAAGAGCGCATCGACGCTGGCATCGCTCGGGAACAGGCCCGCAAGGACCTTCCCCTGTCGACTTATACGGAAGCCTACTGGAAGGTCGACCTTCACAACCTGTTGCATTTTCTCGCTCTGCGAATGGATTCCCACGCTCAACTGGAGATCCGACAGTACGCAACAACCATCGGCGAAGAGATTGTCCAACCATTGTTCCCCATCGCTTGGGAAGCATTCCAGGACTACCGCCAGAACGCGATGTTCCTGACCGGGTTGGATGTCGAAGTCATTCAACGACTCAACGAATACGCTGCAGCCAACGAATTGACCGCTCCCTATGACCTCGCGGTCTTTCTGGAGTGTCAGCATCCAACGTGGAAAGAGTTGAGCCGTTCGCGTGAGCGAGATGAGTGTCGTCACAAACTCACGCAGATGGGACTTCTCGCCAAAACTTCCGACAACGGTTGA
- a CDS encoding zinc-ribbon domain-containing protein: MAKSFTVTCSQCGASLNLKDESRLGSKVRCPKCREVFVAKLSSSTADDEEWDDGGFFDDSSDEGFDDEWEDYGTPIHSVKSSKSKSASKKSSGKKSKKGKGKKRDSDKLPVGVIVAIFAGGLLMISLIGGALYLAATSLGAVDEARFAWLPSDMESYVELQVDDVWKSAVLRPVRSSEFWRTLETRLRTLSGVEIDQIDSIVVGTSATETTPIVLVRTKAPIDPSTMKGEVTPSTYAGKTIFDHADGFSRMVADEQTLVVGQRQMIEKSIDANGVCAVAGQFAFLPSYGHLIMGSISPDANFGADPSQFLSEDISIDSESVLNTLLVFNFRSDITAKFTVDFGDAASAQEAVEEGEEGIRLAKEALEAHKQDLENMAFVLTVQARSFVYKMEDVLDSISLSSSGSQFYGDFSINSGITRDFASEIEFFTPMLVRRVDSVLGIEMDEDEYDDEDDFWEDEPDDMALPGGIPLP; the protein is encoded by the coding sequence ATGGCAAAGTCATTCACTGTCACATGCTCACAGTGTGGAGCATCGCTCAACCTTAAGGACGAGTCGAGACTCGGATCAAAGGTGCGGTGCCCCAAGTGTCGGGAAGTCTTCGTTGCGAAGCTCAGTTCTTCGACGGCTGACGATGAAGAATGGGACGACGGTGGATTCTTCGATGACAGTTCCGATGAAGGCTTCGATGATGAGTGGGAAGACTACGGAACACCGATTCACTCAGTGAAATCGAGTAAATCGAAATCTGCCAGCAAGAAGTCATCTGGCAAGAAATCCAAAAAGGGAAAAGGGAAAAAGAGAGACTCCGACAAACTCCCCGTCGGCGTCATCGTCGCCATCTTTGCGGGTGGGTTGCTGATGATCAGCCTGATCGGAGGGGCTTTGTATCTGGCAGCCACGTCGCTGGGAGCCGTCGACGAAGCACGGTTCGCCTGGCTTCCGAGCGACATGGAAAGCTATGTTGAGTTGCAGGTCGACGACGTCTGGAAGTCGGCTGTTCTGCGACCGGTACGAAGCAGTGAATTCTGGCGGACGCTCGAAACGCGTTTGCGAACGCTTTCAGGAGTTGAGATCGATCAAATCGATTCGATCGTCGTGGGAACGTCAGCAACGGAGACGACTCCGATTGTGCTGGTCCGCACCAAAGCACCGATCGATCCCTCAACAATGAAAGGCGAAGTGACTCCGTCAACTTACGCCGGCAAGACCATCTTCGATCATGCAGATGGCTTCTCCCGAATGGTTGCTGATGAGCAGACTCTGGTGGTCGGTCAACGACAAATGATTGAAAAATCAATCGATGCCAATGGTGTCTGTGCTGTGGCTGGACAGTTCGCATTCCTGCCCTCGTATGGTCATCTCATCATGGGATCGATCTCACCAGATGCCAACTTTGGAGCCGATCCAAGCCAGTTTCTCTCCGAGGACATCTCGATTGATTCCGAATCCGTCCTCAACACGCTGCTTGTGTTTAACTTTAGAAGTGATATCACCGCGAAATTCACCGTCGATTTCGGAGACGCTGCGAGTGCGCAGGAGGCTGTCGAAGAAGGTGAAGAGGGGATCAGACTCGCGAAAGAAGCACTTGAAGCACACAAACAAGACCTTGAGAATATGGCCTTTGTGCTAACCGTTCAGGCTCGCTCTTTCGTTTATAAAATGGAAGATGTGCTGGACTCCATCAGCTTGAGCAGCAGTGGAAGCCAGTTCTACGGGGACTTCTCGATCAACAGCGGAATCACACGTGACTTCGCCTCAGAAATCGAATTCTTTACCCCCATGCTGGTACGTCGCGTCGACTCCGTTCTTGGCATCGAAATGGACGAAGATGAGTACGACGACGAAGATGATTTCTGGGAAGACGAGCCGGACGACATGGCTCTTCCCGGTGGAATTCCGCTGCCTTAG